Proteins encoded together in one Vitis vinifera cultivar Pinot Noir 40024 chromosome 4, ASM3070453v1 window:
- the LOC100252682 gene encoding uncharacterized protein LOC100252682, with protein MAPNGEMVLGSSSRSDNPRNKPTRLSVEGLQRTLSDISLELSKEDIDNDINLPPISEVENAKCECCDMCEECTPEYISQIRDKFSGKLICGLCAEAVKEEMEKKGWKIEEAVNEHMSACVRFNRFGRTHPVLYQAEAMREMLKRSSSMEGRASRAKSMSPREKKGGIARSSSCIPAITREFSILNFESGCDAILPRDEGILKVPI; from the exons ATGGCACCAAACGGAGAAATGGTGTTAGGCTCAAGCTCCAGGAGCGATAATCCCAGAAACAAGCCTACAAGACTCTCCGTAGAAGGCCTACAGAGAACACTCTCCGACATCTCACTGGAACTAAGCAAAGAAGACATTGATAACGATATCAACCTCCCACCCATTTCCGAGGTGGAGAATGCCAAGTGCGAGTGCTGCGACATGTGCGAGGAGTGCACACCCGAATACATCAGCCAAATACGCGACAAGTTTTCCGGGAAGCTGATATGTGGGCTGTGTGCAGAAGCAGTGAAGGAAGAGATGGAGAAGAAGGGGTGGAAGATAGAAGAAGCAGTGAATGAGCATATGAGCGCCTGTGTGAGGTTTAACAGGTTTGGTAGGACACATCCTGTGTTGTATCAGGCTGAGGCCATGAGAGAAATGTTGAAGAGGAGCTCTAGTATGGAAGGAAGAGCAAGTAGGGCGAAGTCCATGAGTCCTAGAGAAAAGAAGGGCGGTATTGCGAGGAGCTCGAGTTGTATTCCGGCCATCACGAGGGAG ttttccattttgaattttgaaagtggGTGTGATGCCATTCTCCCAAGAGATGAGGGGATCCTAAAGGTACCAATTTGA
- the LOC109122487 gene encoding uncharacterized protein LOC109122487 encodes MIQQLIMTPKSVFSIEIEEEEEEEESDPFSFMNEQRLRKAVSDVSSEIGKYRKELEAITKIDEVKQAECECCGLVEDCTPDYIVEVKDSYSDKWVCGLCSEAVKERLIHGPRITMEEAVSSHKDFCQKFNNTTRLNPKLSLTCTMRDIVKKKSENRDSKTLVTPKLGRTISCVPRINANMK; translated from the exons ATGATTCAGCAACTCATCATGACCCCAAAATCAGTATTCAGTATagaaatagaagaagaagaagaagaagaagaatccgATCCCTTCTCTTTCATG AATGAGCAAAGGCTTAGAAAGGCGGTCTCCGATGTCTCGTCCGAAATAGGCAAGTATAGGAAGGAGTTGGAAGCCATTACAAAGATTGATGAAGTCAAGCAAGCAGAATGTGAATGCTGTGGACTCGTTGAGGATTGCACCCCGGATTACATTGTAGAAGTGAAAGATTCTTATTCCGACAAATGGGTATGCGGCCTTTGTTCAGAAGCTGTCAAAGAAAGGCTAATCCATGGGCCAAGAATCACCATGGAAGAAGCTGTGAGCTCCCACAAGGACTTTTGCCAGAAGTTCAATAATACTACTAGACTCAACCCTAAGCTCTCATTAACATGCACCATGAGggatatagttaaaaaaaaatctgagaATAGAGATTCCAAGACATTGGTCACACCAAAGCTCGGTCGAACCATTAGCTGTGTCCCCAGGATCAATGCCAACATGAAATAA
- the LOC100242450 gene encoding leucine-rich repeat receptor-like serine/threonine-protein kinase SKM1, producing MAKRGAQTCGLFIISMFFFFFSFGMSAREEIELLLSFKASINDPLGFLSNWNSSVDFCNWYGILCTNSSHVSSIDLSGKNISGEISPVFFGLPYIETVNLSNNALSGGIPGNISLCYSLRYLNLSNNNLTGSMPRGSASGLEALDLSNNVISGEIPADMGLFSRLKVLDLGGNFLVGKIPNSIANITSLEFLTLASNQLVGEIPRELGRMKSLKWIYLGYNNLSGGIPKEIGELTSLNHLDLVYNNLTGEIPSSLGNLSDLHFLFLYQNKLSGSIPPSIFDLKKLISLDLSDNSLSGEIPELVIQLQNLEILHLFANDFTGKIPRALASLPRLQILQLWSNKLSGEIPKNLGKQNNLTVLDLSTNNLSGEIPESLCNSGRLFKLILFSNSLEGEVPKSLSDCRSLRRVRLQSNHFSGELSSEFMKLPLVYFLDISDNNLTGKISDRRWDMPSLQMLSLARNRFFGNLPQSFGASKLENLDLSENQFSGAVPSSFGNLSELMQLKLSENMLSGDIPEELSSCKKLVSLNLSHNQLSGHIPASFSDMPVLGQLDLSQNQLSGKIPPNLGRVESLVQVNLSNNHLHGSLPSTGAFLAINSSSVSGNNLCGGDTTSGLPPCKRLKTPVWWFFVTCLLVVLVVLALAAFAVVFIRRRDGSELKRVEHEDGMWEMQFFDSKASKSITIKGILSSTTENNVISRGRKGISYKGKTKNGEMQFVVKEINDSNSIPSSFWTEFAQFGKLRHSNVVKLIGLCRSQKCGYLISEYIEGKNLSEVLRSLSWERRQKIAIGISKALRFLHCNCSPSMVVGNMSPQKIIIDGKDEPHLRLSPPLMVCTDFKCIISSAYFAPETRETKDTTEKSDIYGFGLILIELMTGKSPTDAEFGVHGSIVEWGRYCYSDCHLDMWIDPIIRAQVSSNQNQMVEIMNLALHCTATDPTARPCASDVLKTLESVLRSSSCVSGLKFSSPI from the exons ATGGCCAAAAGAGGAGCTCAAACATGTGGATTATTTATCATCTccatgttcttcttcttcttcagtttTGGCATGTCCGCAAGGGAGGAGATAGAGCTGCTGCTCTCCTTCAAAGCTTCAATCAATGATCCGCTTGGGTTTCTCTCCAATTGGAATTCCTCCGTTGATTTTTGCAACTGGTATGGTATCTTATGTACGAACTCATCTCATGTTTCCAGTATTGATCTCTCCGGGAAGAACATCTCCGGCGAGATTTCTCCTGTATTTTTCGGTTTGCCGTATATTGAAACTGTCAATCTCTCCAACAATGCTCTTTCCGGTGGAATTCCGGGCAACATCTCTTTGTGTTATTCGCTTCGATATCTCAATCTTAGTAACAATAATTTGACGGGTTCTATGCCAAGGGGCTCAGCTTCCGGGCTTGAAGCTTTGGATCTCTCCAACAATGTGATTTCCGGTGAAATTCCAGCGGATATGGGATTATTTTCCAGACTCAAGGTGCTTGATCTTGGTGGAAATTTTTTGGTGGGGAAGATTCCAAATTCTATTGCAAATATCACAAGTTTAGAATTCTTGACTTTGGCTTCCAACCAATTGGTTGGCGAAATTCCTAGAGAATTAGGCCGAATGAAGAGCTTGAAGTGGATTTACTTGGGCTACAACAATCTCTCCGGTGGTATTCCAAAAGAGATAGGCGAGTTAACTTCTCTGAACCATCTTGATCTTGTCTACAACAATCTCACTGGTGAAATCCCATCCTCCCTTGGAAACCTCAGCGACCTTCACTTCCTCTTTCTCTACCAAAACAAGCTTTCGGGTTCAATCCCTCCTTCCATTTTCGACCTTAAAAAGTTGATTTCGCTTGATTTAAGCGATAATTCTCTTTCGGGTGAGATTCCGGAGCTTGTAATTCAGTTGCAGAACTTGGAGATTCTTCATTTGTTTGCCAACGATTTTACTGGGAAGATTCCAAGAGCTTTAGCTTCTTTGCCTCGGCTTCAAATCCTCCAACTATGGTCCAACAAATTGTCCGGGGAGATTCCGAAGAACCTTGGCAAACAAAATAATCTCACAGTACTGGACCTCTCCACCAACAATCTCTCCGGAGAAATTCCCGAGAGCCTTTGCAACTCAGGGCGCCTCTTTAAACTCATCCTCTTCTCAAACTCACTGGAAGGTGAAGTCCCAAAGAGTTTAAGTGACTGCAGAAGCTTGCGGCGAGTCCGCCTTCAGAGCAATCACTTCTCAGGTGAATTGTCATCGGAATTCATGAAGCTGCCCCTAGTCTACTTCCTTGATATCTCGGATAACAATCTTACAGGCAAAATCAGTGATCGGAGGTGGGATATGCCATCACTTCAGATGTTGAGTTTAGCAAGAAACAGATTTTTTGGGAACTTGCCTCAGTCTTTCGGTGCTAGCAAGCTTGAGAACTTAGACTTGTCGGAAAATCAGTTTTCCGGTGCCGTCCCGTCGAGTTTTGGGAACTTGTCCGAGCTCATGCAGTTAAAGCTGAGTGAAAACATGCTTTCAGGTGATATCCCAGAAGAATTATCGTCATGTAAGAAGCTTGTGAGTCTAAACCTCAGCCACAATCAGCTCAGTGGTCATATTCCCGCTAGTTTCTCTGACATGCCAGTTCTTGGACAGCTCGATTTGTCTCAGAATCAATTATCGGGAAAAATCCCACCGAATTTAGGGAGAGTGGAATCACTTGTTCAAGTGAATCTTTCCAACAATCATTTGCATGGCAGTTTACCTTCCACCGGAGCGTTCCTCGCCATCAATTCAAGCTCAGTTTCAGGAAACAATCTTTGTGGTGGGGATACTACAAGTGGGTTGCCACCATGCAAAAGGTTAAAAACCCCAGTTTGGTGGTTCTTCGTTACTTGTCTTCTGGTTGTCTTGGTGGTGCTTGCTCTTGCTGCTTTTGCCGTTGTGTTCATCCGACGCCGAGATGGATCAGAGCTCAAGAGAGTAGAACATGAAGATGGGATGTGGGAAATGCAGTTCTTTGATTCCAAGGCCTCAAAATCAATCACAATCAAAGGCATACTGTCATCTACAACAGAAAATAATGTGATTTCAAGAGGAAGGAAAGGGATTTCATACAAGGGGAAGACTAAAAATGGTGAGATGCAATTTGtggtgaaggaaataaatgatAGTAACTCAATTCCTTCTAGTTTCTGGACAGAATTCGCTCAATTTGGTAAGCTTCGGCATTCAAATGTTGTCAAGCTAATCGGACTGTGCCGGTCTCAAAAGTGTGGATATTTGATTTCTGAGTACATAGAAGGGAAGAATTTGAGTGAAGTTCTTCGAAGTCTAAGCTGGGAGCGTAGACAAAAAATTGCCATTGGGATATCAAAAGCCCTAAGATTTCTGCACTGTAATTGTTCACCCAGTATGGTGGTCGGTAACATGTCACCACAGAAGATCATAATCGACGGAAAGGATGAGCCTCACCTGAGACTGAGTCCTCCATTGATGGTCTGTACAGACTTCAAATGCATCATATCCTCAGCCTATTTTGCCCCAG AAACCAGAGAAACTAAAGACACAACAGAGAAGAGCGATATCTATGGATTTGGCCTCATTCTGATCGAACTAATGACCGGCAAAAGCCCCACCGACGCAGAATTTGGCGTGCATGGAAGCATTGTGGAGTGGGGTCGTTACTGCTACTCAGACTGTCATCTTGATATGTGGATTGATCCAATAATTAGGGCACAGGTATCAAGCAATCAGAACCAGATGGTTGAAATCATGAACCTAGCCCTTCACTGCACTGCCACTGACCCTACTGCAAGACCTTGTGCAAGCGATGTATTGAAAACCCTAGAGTCTGTGCTGAGATCAAGTTCTTGTGTTTCAGGCCTGAAATTTTCTTCACCTATTTAG